From Nitrosopumilus sp., a single genomic window includes:
- a CDS encoding phosphatase PAP2 family protein has protein sequence MQSVTESGEALWMLGFAILVLLIPKTRRVGITLMILIVISTLLTGYVKCGVDRDRPDFEYASVPFPVPVSKDTFALFCEGGYDASYPSGHAARSMIFAIIIGYALSERFPRGAYLMFLYPFLISISRLYVLEHYPMDVIGGTVIGVMLAGVMAKRTKLYKIFDKSKT, from the coding sequence ATGCAATCCGTCACTGAAAGTGGAGAGGCCCTCTGGATGTTGGGTTTTGCAATTTTGGTCTTGCTGATTCCTAAAACCCGAAGAGTGGGGATTACATTAATGATTTTGATTGTCATTTCTACTCTATTGACTGGATATGTAAAATGCGGTGTTGATAGAGACAGGCCTGATTTTGAATATGCCTCTGTGCCTTTTCCTGTGCCTGTTAGCAAGGATACCTTTGCTCTCTTTTGTGAGGGTGGTTATGATGCATCATATCCATCTGGTCATGCTGCAAGATCAATGATTTTTGCTATTATTATTGGATATGCCCTTTCTGAAAGATTCCCTCGTGGAGCATATCTGATGTTTTTGTATCCCTTTTTGATTTCGATTAGTCGATTATATGTCTTAGAACATTATCCCATGGATGTAATTGGAGGAACTGTAATTGGAGTAATGCTAGCTGGAGTCATGGCAAAAAGAACAAAACTCTACAAAATCTTTG